A single Equus quagga isolate Etosha38 chromosome 8, UCLA_HA_Equagga_1.0, whole genome shotgun sequence DNA region contains:
- the CLEC2L gene encoding C-type lectin domain family 2 member L: PPPPAARPAPAPAAPRPRSPGEAEGRGAEGLLRRSGSGYDGSTSWKAALEDTTTRLLLGAIAVLLFAILVVMSILASKGCIKCEAPCPEDWLLYGRKCYFFSEEPRDWNTGRQYCHTHEAALAVIQSQKELEFMFKFTRREPWIGLRRVGDEFHWVNGDPFDPDTFPISGPGECVFVEPTRLVSTECLMTRPWVCSKMAYT, encoded by the exons CCGCCGCCCCCAGCCGCACGCCCCGCGCCCGCCCCCGCCGCACCCAGGCCGCGCTCGCCCGGCGAAGCGGAGGGCCGCGGCGCCGAGGGGCTGCTGCGGCGATCGGGCTCGGGCTACGACGGCAGCACCAGCTGGAAGGCGGCCTTGGAGG aCACCACCACACGTCTCCTGCTGGGGGCCATCGCCGTCCTTCTGTTCGCCATCCTGGTGGTGATGAGCATCTTGG CTTCCAAGGGCTGTATCAAGTGCGAGGCGCCCTGCCCGGAGGACTGGCTGCTCTATGGGAGGAAATGCTACTTCTTTTCTGAGGAACCGAGAGACTGGAACACGGGCAGGCAGTACTGCCACACCCACGAGGCCGCACTGGCTGTGATTCAGAGCCAGAAGGAGCTG GAATTCATGTTCAAGTTCACACGGAGGGAGCCCTGGATTGGCCTGCGCAGAGTTGGGGACGAATTCCACTGGGTCAATGGGGACCCGTTTGACCCGGACAC ATTCCCCATCTCGGGCCCGGGGGAGTGTGTCTTCGTGGAGCCCACCCGGCTGGTGTCGACGGAGTGTCTGATGACTCGGCCCTGGGTGTGCAGCAAGATGGCCTACACCTGA